The proteins below come from a single Eucalyptus grandis isolate ANBG69807.140 chromosome 3, ASM1654582v1, whole genome shotgun sequence genomic window:
- the LOC120292074 gene encoding TMV resistance protein N-like, translated as MKKANVSADAAAMGGDAASGTEYHVFLSFIGADTRSGFIDRLSRGLADAGILVFKDEEEIRVGAEIGWEILRGIDSVQICIPIFSKSYASSKRCLKELAAMVESKVKSGGGKTILPIFYDVEPRDVRLKTPLYRDALLEHKKRLGSDKVRVWEDALGEVGSFSGWAMGSSSLSRGVGGLVKLITAKLKVNCVDVDKYFVRSDQVDAITDLLAIDVGVLGIHGLGGIGKIAVSKAAFNYFRYRFQGCSFLEVVRELSQRHGLVKLQKLLLSDILYPRADYPIANADEGRNMIMKKLSAKKVLIILDDVDHAEQIRQLIGQHDGFGSGSRIIVTTRKRSVLKLENQTVAYEMQEMTHDHALQLFSRHAFERDSPPDNYKDF; from the exons ATGAAGAAGGCGAACGTCTCAGCAGATGCAGCAGCGATGGGCGGAGACGCCGCCTCGGGTACCGAGTACCATGTGTTCCTGAGTTTCATTGGCGCCGATACTCGCTCTGGATTCATCGACCGCCTTTCCCGCGGCTTGGCTGATGCCGGAATCTTGGTGTTCAAAGACGAAGAAGAGATTCGAGTCGGTGCTGAAATTGGCTGGGAGATTCTGAGAGGGATCGACAGCGTCCAGATCTGCATCCCCATCTTCTCCAAGAGTTACGCTTCCAGCAAGCGGTGTCTCAAGGAGCTTGCGGCAATGGTGGAAAGCAAGGTGAAATCGGGTGGTGGGAAAACGATCCTCCCCATATTCTATGACGTGGAACCTCGTGATGTTAGGCTTAAAACCCCTCTGTATCGCGATGCCCTATTGGAGCATAAGAAGAGGTTAGGGTCCGACAAAGTAAGAGTGTGGGAAGATGCTCTTGGAGAGGTTGGTTCATTTAGTGGTTGGGCAATGGGATCTAGCAG CCTGTCTCGCGGTGTTGGAGGACTGGTCAAATTAATCACGGCCAAGCTGAAGGTAAACTGTGTGGATGTGGATAAATATTTTGTCAGAAGTGATCAGGTAGATGCTATAACAGATTTGCTAGCCATTGATGTGGGTGTCTTGGGTATCCATGGATTGGGTGGCATCGGCAAAATAGCCGTTTCCAAAGCTGCTTTCAACTATTTCCGCTATCGGTTCCAAGGCTGCAGTTTTCTTGAAGTTGTTCGAGAATTATCCCAACGCCATGGCCTGGTGAAATTGCAGAAACTGTTATTATCCGACATCCTATATCCTAGGGCTGATTACCCCATTGCTAATGCCGATGAAGGAAGGAATATGATCATGAAAAAGCTTTCTGCCAAGAAGGTTCTTATCATTCTTGATGACGTTGATCATGCGGAGCAAATCCGTCAACTAATTGGGCAGCACGATGGGTTTGGTTCCGGAAGTAGGATCATTGTTACGACCCGGAAAAGAAGTGTcctgaaacttgaaaatcagacCGTAGCTTATGAAATGCAGGAAATGACTCATGATCATGCGCTCCAGCTTTTCAGTAGGCATGCTTTTGAGAGAGACTCGCCACCAGACAATTATAAAGACTTTTAA
- the LOC120292214 gene encoding disease resistance protein RPV1-like: protein MENPKKPQKRSRIWNHSDALSTLIGKESATNVEALCLTFDEGRSECFRSEAFGHLPSVRFLRLDQATIEGSSQNVFSKLRWLQWQGCRQISELLIFHLEKLVILDLSCSLVTGDSQEWGQILEKTRELKVLILRGCPHLHASPEFYCSTPLERLVLERCLLISVISQSIGNLKNLISLNLQFCKLVKHLPEELCYMTALEELLIDGTSISIINFRQASMQRLKILSASQCESLVRISDSIGHLKSLLYLGLDGAAIDGLPDSIGSLKKLQRLLLGNCRKLAELPYSVGNLESLEVIHLSSTAIARLPRSFKGLKKLKVLKMENTLLRKFPKDIEVLKMLEEIDLSQCKNLKGPIRCDFKGLSSLKILRLSSTKTSGLPWSDDRFSDRQTLNSLSHLQWLDLSDCNQVRALPILPSSLTSLRWGSKKMRTVPDLSYLPNMKELHLGDGTDPETKSFSEPPTIGWVTILVNLEILELRHSKITALPENFSTLPLRKLVLHYANLLDLRELPPSLSILCLHYCTIRVPQFSKMRCLSELELKHCDLAKIDGLEDLKLLQLLHISHCSVQTLDGLESMPRLRKLTLFDCPSLTELPDPKQYRFEVSMCCP from the exons ATGGAAAATCCCAAAAAGCCTCAAAAGCGCAGTAGGATATGGAATCACTCTGATGCACTTTCCACACTCATTGGAAAGGAG AGTGCGACAAATGTGGAAGCCCTTTGTCTCACGTTTGATGAGGGACGAAGTGAATGTTTTAGGTCTGAAGCATTTGGCCATCTACCGAGTGTGAGGTTCTTGAGATTGGACCAGGCAACTATTGAAGGGAGTTCTCAGAATGTTTTTTCGAAGTTAAGGTGGCTTCAGTGGCAAGGGTGCAGACAGATCTCTGAACTCCTTATTTTCCATTTGGAGAAGTTGGTTATTCTTGATCTATCTTGCAGTTTGGTCACAGGAGATTCACAAGAATGGGGACAAATCCTGGAG aaaacCAGGGAATTGAAAGTTTTGATCCTTCGTGGCTGTCCTCACCTGCATGCATCTCCAGAGTTCTATTGTTCAACGCCTTTAGAGAGATTGGTCCTGGAACGTTGTCTCCTAATATCAGTAATTAGTCAATCCATAGGTAATTTGAAGAACTTAATCTCCTTGAATCTTCAGTTCTGCAAATTGGTCAAGCACTTGCCGGAAGAACTGTGTTATATGACAGCCTTGGAAGAACTTCTGATTGATGGAACTTCCATTAGTATCATTAATTTCCGACAAGCCTCCATGCAGCGACTTAAGATTCTGAGTGCTTCCCAATGTGAAAGTTTGGTTCGGATATCAGACTCTATTGGACATTTGAAATCTCTTTTGTATCTTGGACTGGATGGAGCTGCTATTGATGGCCTCCCGGATTCTATTGGATCCCTAAAGAAACTTCAGAGGCTGCTTCTAGGAAATTGTCGGAAGTTAGCTGAACTTCCTTATTCCGTTGGGAATCTCGAGTCACTGGAAGTCATTCATCTATCAAGCACCGCGATTGCTAGATTACCCAGGTCCTTCAAGGGTTTGAAAAAGTTGAAGGTACTGAAGATGGAGAATACTCTTTTAAGGAAATTCCCCAAAGATATAGAAGTTCTAAAAATGCTGGAAGAGATAGATCTTTCGCAATGCAAGAATCTGAAGGGACCAATTCGCTGTGATTTCAAAGGACTATCCTCTTTGAAAATCTTAAGACTATCATCTACCAAGACTTCTGGCCTGCCCTGGAGTGATGACCGGTTTTCTGACCGCCAAACCCTTAATTCACTCTCTCATCTCCAATGGCTGGACTTAAGCGATTGTAATCAAGTACGAGCTCTGCCAATACTTCCATCTAGTTTAACCAGTCTTCGCTGGGGATCCAAAAAAATGAGGACAGTCCCAGACCTCTCTTACCTGCCAAACATGAAAGAGCTGCACTTGGGCGATGGTACTGATCCGGAGACGAAATCTTTCTCCGAGCCACCGACAATTGGATGGGTAACAATTCTAGTGAATCTAGAAATCCTGGAATTGCGCCACTCAAAGATTACCGCACTACCTGAAAATTTTAGCACACTCCCACTAAGGAAACTTGTTTTGCACTATGCAAACTTGCTTGACCTCCGAGAGCTACCCCCTAGCTTATCAATATTGTGTCTCCACTACTGCACAATTCGAGTTCCACAATTTTCCAAGATGAGATGTCTGTCTGAGTTGGAACTCAAACATTGTGACCTGGCAAAGATCGATggtcttgaagatttgaagctATTGCAACTTCTGCACATATCCCACTGCAGCGTGCAAACACTTGATGGGCTGGAAAGTATGCCTCGCCTTAGAAAGCTCACTTTATTCGACTGCCCTTCACTGACTGAATTACCAGATCCAAAACAGTATAGATTTGAAGTCAGCATGTGCTGTCCCTAA
- the LOC120292075 gene encoding disease resistance protein RPV1-like, translated as MLSYEALDYNGKQIFLDIACFFVNQSKDKAMYLWEACHFCPEFGVSVLSNMCLIKIVGRDTIWMHSVLKDFGRKILDVLRTNEGEGHVEALSLAGNTKGLILTHQEMVRLPNLRFLELDGGYLDGNFEKSFSILQYLSWHYYPPDFKATNLHSRNLVVLDLSESDITDDWGGWNQIKMAKNLKVLDLTDCGNITRTPDFSGYLSLEKMILSRCVKLGEIDFSIGKMKHLTCLSLEGCVGLESLPREIGSLESSNELNLWNTRIMESPDSIGKLKKINVVMMKRSKVKDLPLPMEMVEKCEELHESQSMEKELLRIPFHAGGQSEREAMNPALSMLALAFCFIALASISPIQPVFFIAMIVLPVIADTITRTWTKPGLVSSPPVPPSSSSFSPPSFSSSNLSSISISSVTNPEVFLSFRGPDTCKVFADSLYTRLIDSGINVFRDSNDRHPGETICDALLEAIKQSKISIPIISKDYTSSRHCLMELAQMLECEKANNQLIVPIFYDINPIDLKYQCGCVGESLRKHENRGVDRKDFAEWKQALREIAETKGYDLLNSKYGHQGEDIKTVVSYILQLLNKNDLVVTGNLVGIEPHVREVMRKLGVIYVNEEAMEVCDKDVRVLGICGMPGIGKTTVAKVVYNKVCHLFQGCSYLANIRENVESNRLVGLQEQLISDLRKQECRRPSGHEECTKVIANSFRNMRVLILLDDVYDFDHIKHLVGNLIWFGPGSRILMTVRRKDVLNAYRNGVADKYEVEPLRPYQALQLFHKHAFRGCPPKEEHEYDFLFTDIIDFIGGLPPAIEATASWLCEMRWDIEIWREQFHNLGRKLDNKVKEAFEASYNSIDEDTREIFLDIACFFSGMDKRIPSYMWRVTGYYPSRESSFFMTCV; from the exons ATGCTCAGTTATGAGGCACTGGATTACAACGGTAAGcagatttttctcgatattgcatgcttttttgTCAACCAGAGCAAGGACAAGGCAATGTACCTGTGGGAAGCCTGTCATTTCTGCCCAGAATTTGGAGTTAGTGTCCTTAGCAATATGTGTCTGATAAAGATTGTCGGCAGAGATACCATATGGATGCATTCCGTGCTAAAAGACTTTGGAAGGAAAATCCTGGATGTATTAAGAACCAACGAG GGAGAAGGACATGTCGAAGCGCTTAGTCTAGCAGGAAATACTAAAGGACTAATCTTAACACATCAAGAAATGGTGAGACTGCCAAATCTGAGATTCCTAGAATTGgatgggggatacttggatggaAACTTCGAGAaaagtttttctattttgcaaTATCTTTCTTGGCATTATTATCCACCAGATTTTAAGGCGACCAATTTGCACTCGAGGAATTTAGTTGTTCTCGACCTTTCAGAAAGTGACATCACAGATGACTGGGGCGGATGGAACCAAATCAAG ATGGCAAAAAACTTAAAAGTCTTGGATCTCACAGACTGTGGAAATATAACCCGTACACCTGACTTCTCCGGATACTTGAGTTTAGAAAAGATGATTCTTAGCAGATGTGTGAAATTGGGAGAGATTGACTTCTCTATTGGGAAAATGAAACACCTGACGTGCTTGAGTCTAGAAGGATGCGTTGGTCTGGAGAGTTTGCCTAGAGAAATTGGGAGCTTAGAATCCTCAAATGAATTGAATCTGTGGAACACACGAATCATGGAATCACCTGATTCTATTGGAAAACTCAAGAAAATTAACGTAGTGATGATGAAAAGAAGCAAGGTGAAGGATTTACCTCTGCCAATGGAAATGGTGGAGAAGTGTGAAGAGCTGCACGAAAGTCAGTCCATGGAAAAGGAG TTATTGCGGATACCATTTCATGCAGGAGGACAAAGCGAGAGGGAGGCAATGAATCCTGCCTTGTCTATGTTGGCTCTTGCATTTTGCTTCATCGCACTCGCTTCCATTTCGCCCATACAGCCTGTATTTTTTATTGCTATGATTGTTCTTCCGGTTATTGCTGATACCATTACACGCACGTGGACAAAGCCG GGGTTGGTCTCTTCACCACCAGTGCCACCATCATCGTCGTCGTTTTCGCcgccatcattttcttcatccaatttaTCCTCAATCTCTATCTCATCAGTAACCAATCCCgaagtgttcttgagtttcagaggtcCTGATACTTGCAAAGTATTTGCAGATTCCCTCTACACCAGACTGATTGATTCTGGGATCAACGTGTTTAGAGACAGTAATGACCGTCATCCTGGAGAAACGATCTGTGATGCATTGCTTGAAGCCATTAAGCAATCCAAGATATCAATACCCATTATCTCCAAGGATTACACATCTAGTCGGCATTGCCTCATGGAATTGGCGCAAATGTTGGAATGCGAGAAAGCAAACAATCAATTGATTGTGCCCATTTTCTATGATATCAACCCCATTGATCTAAAATACCAATGTGGATGTGTTGGGGAGTCCCTCCGTAAGCATGAGAACCGTGGAGTTGACCGCAAGGACTTTGCTGAATGGAAGCAGGCTCTTCGAGAGATTGCGGAGACAAAGGGGTATGATTTGCTGAATTCAAAATACGG GCATCAAGGTGAAGACATAAAGACAGTTGTTTCATATATTCTGCAATTGTTGAACAAGAATGATTTAGTTGTGACTGGCAATTTAGTGGGCATTGAACCCCATGTACGGGAGGTTATGAGAAAGCTTGGTGTCATCTATGTCAATGAGGAAGCAATGGAAGTGTGTGACAAAGATGTACGTGTACTTGGAATATGCGGCATGCCAGGGATTGGCAAGACTACTGTTGCAAAGGTTGTGTACAACAAAGTCTGCCATCTCTTTCAAGGTTGCAGTTATCTTGCAAATATTCGAGAAAATGTTGAATCCAATAGACTCGTGGGCCTGCAAGAACAGTTAATCTCAGACCTCCGAAAGCAAGAATGTAGAAGGCCAAGTGGTCATGAAGAATGTACTAAAGTCATTGCAAATTCGTTTCGCAATATGAGAGTTCTTATTCTTCTTGACGATGTGTATGATTTTGACCATATCAAACATTTAGTTGGGAATCTCATTTGGTTTGGCCCAGGAAGCAGGATTCTTATGACAGTTAGAAGAAAAGATGTTCTTAATGCATATAGGAACGGAGTTGCTGATAAGTATGAGGTTGAACCATTGAGACCTTATCAAGCTCTTCAACTTTTCCACAAGCATGCATTTCGTGGATGTCCTCCTAAAGAGGAGCATGAGTATGATTTTTTGTTCACAGATATCATTGACTTTATTGGAGGGCTTCCTCCTGCGATTGAGGCGACAGCTTCATGGCTATGTGAAATGCGGTGGGATATAGAAATATGGCGAGAGCAATTCCATAATTTAGGAAGGAAGCTGGACAATAAAGTCAAAGAAGCATTCGAGGCAAGCTATAACTCTATAGATGAAGACACAAGGGAAATATTTCTCGATATAGCTTGCTTTTTCAGTGGAATGGACAAGAGAATTCCCTCATACATGTGGCGTGTGACTGGTTATTATCCTTCAAGGGAATCAAGTTTCTTCATGACATGTGTTTGA